One Scytonema millei VB511283 genomic window carries:
- a CDS encoding NAD-dependent epimerase/dehydratase family protein, producing MQINKVLITGGAGLVGSHITDLLVKQGVAEIVILDNFTRGNQKNLSWALERGSVKIVTGDIRDRLLLADVMQGVDVVFHQAAIRINQCAEEPRLALEVLANGTFNVLEAAVSAGVKKVVAASSASIYGMAEAFPTTESHHPYNNRTIYGAAKTFNEGLLRSFYDMYGLDYVALRYFNVYGPRMDIYGVYTEVLIRWMDRIAAGQPPLIFGDGKQTMDFVYIEDIARANILAAQADVTDEVFNIASGVESSLNDLAYSLARVMGSDLQPEYGAERKVNPVQRRLADPSKARELLGFEAQVSLEEGLRRLVKWWSDEKQAKEICHV from the coding sequence ATGCAGATTAACAAAGTACTCATTACGGGCGGAGCTGGTTTAGTAGGCTCCCACATTACCGATCTGTTGGTCAAGCAGGGAGTCGCTGAGATTGTTATTCTTGATAACTTCACGCGCGGGAATCAAAAAAATCTGAGCTGGGCATTAGAGCGCGGCTCGGTGAAGATTGTGACAGGTGACATACGCGATCGCCTACTGCTTGCCGATGTCATGCAAGGTGTCGATGTCGTCTTTCATCAAGCAGCAATTCGGATTAACCAATGCGCTGAAGAACCGCGCTTGGCGTTAGAAGTTTTAGCAAATGGGACTTTCAACGTCTTAGAAGCTGCGGTCAGTGCTGGAGTGAAAAAAGTAGTTGCAGCTTCATCCGCCTCAATCTACGGTATGGCAGAGGCATTTCCTACCACAGAATCGCACCATCCCTACAACAACCGCACGATTTACGGTGCAGCTAAGACATTTAACGAAGGACTGTTACGCAGCTTCTATGACATGTACGGGTTGGACTACGTAGCCTTACGCTACTTCAACGTTTACGGTCCGCGCATGGATATTTATGGCGTTTACACCGAAGTCCTGATCCGCTGGATGGATCGCATAGCCGCAGGTCAACCGCCACTGATTTTCGGTGATGGCAAGCAAACAATGGATTTCGTCTATATCGAAGATATCGCTAGAGCAAACATTTTAGCTGCCCAGGCTGATGTTACAGATGAAGTGTTTAACATTGCCAGTGGTGTAGAAAGCAGTTTGAACGACCTAGCCTACAGTTTGGCTAGGGTGATGGGGTCAGATTTGCAGCCAGAGTATGGTGCAGAACGCAAAGTGAACCCCGTGCAGCGGCGACTAGCAGATCCGAGCAAAGCTAGAGAATTGCTGGGTTTTGAGGCACAGGTTTCACTAGAAGAGGGGTTGCGTCGGCTCGTCAAATGGTGGAGCGATGAAAAACAAGCAAAGGAAATATGCCATGTCTGA
- a CDS encoding glycosyltransferase codes for METIASDTLSLWREEGSRLIPQNFEAFRSLVDRARDFVQKGQYHTAAVYAEIAALYATEKHCGLFVSPELEQILLTIGQKAISTDFTLDRNASFNQAPKNILHVSTAVMGVGGHSRMLWRWIGQDTERSHSLVLTRQGSNEIPQFLIDAVNNSHGKVSVLDRSIGNLVSWAKRLRKIATSADLVVLHIWSYDVIPTIAFANREQSPPIIFVDYGDHCFWQGVSIGDVVANLRESGMRLSQERRGIASDRTVILPIILNPTQRVLSRTEAKRKLGFAEDSVVLLSIARSLKYRTIDGVSFADAHVPLLEKYDRAILIVIGPVESEEWSAAIQRSQGRIKVFGQREDTAVFYQAADIYVDSFPFVSITSLLEAGSYGTPLVSRYPYSSASALLSADAPGLTDQLLLARNLPEYMAVLSRLVEDEELRRSLGEATKQTIIERHMGSNWQRCLEDVYFRATTVPRLTITSTPTADRMFVGEPDVFLQKVFSTRDIEIEEIVQSRLRLMPLQQRFSSWVELVKQQGFGRLNVLLPEWFYWHYYHRLQKWRALLKKRLCQYLPAQTFKPFK; via the coding sequence ATGGAGACAATAGCTAGCGATACACTCAGCCTTTGGCGAGAAGAAGGTAGCCGCCTGATTCCCCAAAACTTCGAGGCATTTCGCAGCCTAGTCGATCGGGCGAGAGACTTTGTACAAAAAGGTCAATATCACACAGCGGCAGTGTATGCAGAAATTGCAGCTTTGTATGCAACTGAGAAACACTGCGGTCTTTTTGTTAGCCCTGAGCTAGAGCAGATTCTCCTGACAATCGGACAAAAGGCTATATCGACTGACTTTACTCTCGATCGGAATGCCTCATTCAATCAAGCACCAAAAAACATACTACATGTTTCTACTGCTGTCATGGGCGTTGGCGGACATTCTAGAATGCTGTGGCGCTGGATTGGGCAGGATACTGAGCGTTCCCACTCGCTTGTGTTAACACGGCAGGGATCGAACGAGATCCCTCAATTTCTCATTGATGCTGTGAATAACAGTCACGGCAAAGTATCCGTGTTGGATCGGAGTATCGGGAACCTTGTTTCTTGGGCTAAAAGACTACGTAAAATTGCGACATCAGCAGATCTGGTCGTACTCCATATATGGAGTTACGATGTGATTCCAACTATTGCATTTGCAAATAGGGAACAATCTCCACCGATTATTTTTGTAGATTACGGCGATCATTGCTTTTGGCAAGGAGTTAGTATCGGCGATGTCGTGGCTAATCTGCGCGAATCTGGTATGCGTTTATCCCAGGAGCGTAGAGGTATCGCGAGCGATCGCACCGTAATCCTACCGATTATTTTAAATCCCACGCAAAGAGTACTTTCCAGAACTGAGGCAAAACGAAAGCTTGGTTTTGCTGAAGATAGCGTCGTGTTGCTCTCTATTGCTAGATCGCTTAAGTACAGAACGATTGATGGAGTTAGCTTTGCGGATGCACATGTCCCATTATTGGAAAAATACGACCGAGCGATTCTCATAGTCATTGGTCCAGTCGAGTCTGAGGAATGGTCGGCAGCTATCCAGCGATCGCAGGGGAGAATTAAAGTTTTCGGGCAGCGCGAAGATACTGCCGTATTCTACCAGGCTGCTGATATCTACGTTGATTCATTTCCTTTCGTCTCGATTACATCGCTATTAGAAGCAGGAAGCTATGGTACGCCTCTAGTCAGCCGCTATCCATACTCTAGTGCGTCTGCGCTCCTGAGTGCCGATGCACCAGGTCTGACTGACCAGCTGCTCCTTGCTCGCAATCTTCCAGAGTACATGGCAGTGCTATCTCGCTTAGTCGAAGATGAAGAATTGCGACGATCGCTTGGGGAAGCCACTAAACAAACAATTATAGAGAGACACATGGGGAGTAACTGGCAGCGCTGCCTAGAAGATGTGTACTTCCGTGCGACAACTGTGCCTCGATTAACTATTACATCAACTCCAACGGCAGATCGAATGTTTGTCGGCGAACCAGATGTTTTTTTACAAAAAGTTTTTAGCACAAGAGATATTGAAATTGAGGAGATCGTGCAATCTCGCCTGAGACTTATGCCCTTGCAGCAGCGTTTCTCTAGCTGGGTCGAATTAGTCAAGCAGCAGGGTTTTGGACGGCTTAACGTCTTGTTGCCGGAATGGTTTTACTGGCACTACTACCATCGCTTACAAAAATGGCGTGCTTTGCTGAAAAAGCGGCTTTGTCAATATCTTCCCGCTCAAACTTTCAAACCCTTTAAGTAA
- a CDS encoding DegT/DnrJ/EryC1/StrS family aminotransferase: protein MSEQMQNIPIAKPWMGEAEADAAKRAIMSGWVTQGPEVTAFEQEFAAYVGANYACAVSNCTTALHLALLAVGVKPGDEVITVSHSYIATANSIRYCGAIPVFVDIEPHTYNINPTLIEAAIGNRTRAILVVHQMGMPCDLKAILDVARRYNLPVIEDAACAIGSEILWDGEWEKIGKPHGDIACFSFHPRKIITTGDGGMLTTSNPEWDKQFRLWRQHGMSVSDTVRHGAKQVIFESYPMLGYNYRMTDIQAAVGREQLKRLPEIVARRRYLAEQYREKLADVRGLKLATEPVWARSNWQGYCVRLPKQCNQVQVMQTMLDAGISTRRGIMCAHREEAYQSEAWSCGGDRLLESEQAQDRTIVLPLFHQMTEEEQERAIAVLKTACQV, encoded by the coding sequence ATGTCTGAGCAGATGCAGAATATTCCAATTGCTAAACCTTGGATGGGTGAAGCCGAGGCAGATGCCGCTAAGCGAGCAATCATGTCCGGCTGGGTAACGCAAGGACCCGAAGTCACCGCCTTCGAGCAGGAGTTTGCCGCTTACGTAGGAGCAAACTATGCTTGTGCAGTGTCTAATTGCACCACGGCGTTGCATTTAGCTTTATTAGCTGTTGGCGTAAAACCTGGGGATGAGGTAATTACCGTCAGTCACTCCTATATTGCCACTGCCAATAGTATTCGCTATTGCGGTGCGATCCCCGTATTTGTGGATATCGAACCGCACACTTACAATATCAATCCCACTTTGATTGAAGCCGCGATCGGCAATCGCACCCGCGCGATTCTCGTCGTCCACCAAATGGGAATGCCTTGCGACCTCAAAGCGATTTTGGACGTTGCCCGTCGCTACAATTTGCCAGTCATCGAAGATGCCGCTTGCGCGATTGGGAGTGAAATTCTCTGGGATGGGGAGTGGGAAAAGATCGGCAAGCCACACGGGGACATCGCCTGTTTTTCCTTCCATCCCCGTAAGATAATTACGACTGGTGATGGTGGAATGCTAACCACCAGCAATCCTGAATGGGACAAACAATTTCGTCTGTGGCGACAGCACGGAATGAGTGTTTCTGACACGGTGCGTCACGGTGCGAAACAAGTGATTTTCGAGTCCTACCCGATGTTGGGCTACAACTACCGCATGACCGATATCCAAGCGGCAGTCGGAAGGGAACAGCTCAAACGCCTACCAGAAATTGTGGCACGTCGCCGTTACTTAGCAGAGCAATATCGGGAAAAGCTGGCAGATGTGCGGGGATTGAAATTAGCAACAGAGCCAGTTTGGGCGCGGAGTAATTGGCAAGGTTATTGCGTCCGCTTGCCTAAGCAGTGCAACCAGGTGCAAGTCATGCAGACGATGCTTGATGCTGGGATTTCCACGCGACGCGGGATTATGTGCGCCCATCGCGAAGAGGCATATCAAAGTGAAGCTTGGTCTTGTGGTGGCGATCGCCTCCTAGAAAGCGAGCAAGCTCAAGATCGGACTATTGTTTTGCCACTTTTCCATCAGATGACCGAGGAGGAGCAGGAGCGCGCGATCGCGGTTTTGAAGACTGCTTGTCAGGTTTGA
- a CDS encoding glycosyltransferase → MWTCWRTRNGSTRIKLAISRSIPYFFEDLRGGFIHQISNLLRFTGIHANMKHLGMKLGIVKAPENTIPQISDKSPIQQLATLVSKPIIFASYCIDASFQGNLKFCGGTKELNLLVKLLRQKGYEAYMVTYDGSYEPWLLDSQPHLSIAEYREKLKSAQNVRCVTSLAGAKAFIQPCQQIYLWDMELAITEHQDFAALANLYQNKLQGVAAISRTIQAWHMAHFQRSCTLLPNLIDRAFWFPTPEQRQPRRVGYMVEGSHTEAYLKIIRETVQAKGLDLEFQQIQGIEAEVLAGMRSCEVFLSMNIGKDFLWGEGCPRTVIETLATGGIVIAFDIIGNRETIQDNFNSVLVPRYRPELMAEALVRLYSIPGELDRLRSNALALMQACHTFEARWSAIQEFLQL, encoded by the coding sequence ATGTGGACATGTTGGCGTACCCGTAATGGCAGCACTCGGATCAAACTAGCAATTTCTCGTTCGATTCCCTATTTCTTTGAGGATTTACGCGGCGGATTTATTCATCAAATTAGTAATCTCCTTCGCTTCACTGGCATTCATGCCAACATGAAACATCTTGGAATGAAACTTGGTATTGTTAAGGCTCCAGAAAATACTATCCCTCAGATTTCAGACAAGTCACCAATTCAACAATTGGCAACTCTAGTCAGCAAACCTATTATTTTTGCTTCCTATTGCATCGATGCAAGCTTTCAAGGCAACTTAAAATTTTGTGGTGGCACCAAAGAACTCAATCTGCTGGTGAAACTGCTGCGTCAAAAGGGTTACGAAGCTTATATGGTTACCTACGACGGCAGCTACGAACCTTGGTTGCTCGATAGTCAACCTCATCTTTCCATCGCTGAGTATCGGGAGAAACTCAAGTCAGCTCAGAATGTACGCTGTGTGACTTCCCTTGCAGGTGCTAAAGCCTTCATACAACCGTGTCAGCAAATCTACCTTTGGGATATGGAGCTAGCAATTACCGAGCATCAAGATTTTGCTGCTTTAGCAAACCTATATCAAAATAAGCTTCAAGGTGTTGCTGCTATCTCCCGCACGATTCAGGCTTGGCACATGGCTCACTTCCAGCGTTCCTGTACCCTCCTGCCCAATCTGATCGATCGCGCCTTTTGGTTTCCGACTCCAGAGCAACGGCAACCTCGTCGCGTTGGTTACATGGTTGAAGGTTCCCACACAGAAGCCTATCTCAAAATTATCCGTGAAACCGTTCAAGCGAAAGGTCTCGACTTAGAATTTCAGCAAATTCAGGGTATTGAAGCGGAGGTTCTGGCTGGTATGCGCTCTTGCGAAGTTTTCCTCAGCATGAATATTGGCAAGGATTTCTTGTGGGGGGAAGGCTGCCCCAGAACTGTAATTGAAACCCTCGCCACTGGAGGTATTGTCATTGCGTTTGATATTATTGGCAACCGCGAAACGATCCAAGACAACTTCAACAGTGTCCTCGTACCCCGATATCGCCCCGAACTGATGGCAGAGGCGCTAGTGCGCCTTTATAGTATTCCTGGCGAACTCGATCGCCTCCGCAGCAATGCCCTAGCTTTGATGCAAGCGTGCCATACCTTTGAAGCCCGTTGGTCTGCCATCCAAGAATTTTTGCAACTGTAA
- a CDS encoding class I SAM-dependent methyltransferase yields the protein MLETSKRLESTKELEQITAEYLNPTPDRSVDQKVLDLVSDLVISRLDGDRILELGVGDRIWTPKLIDKFADVTSVDGSSGLLAAMQADLVGKLDGKHWTPVCSLFEDYQPDRTFDTVLATFVLEHVDNPGLILQMARQNWLKPGGKLAVVVPHALSLHRRLAVKMGLATYPGELGETDRRMGHKHAFTCYEMEKLLVEAGFQIVEQKGMFAKVLPNSTLAACSDKQLCGLFELGLDLPMEYSTTIYFLAEAKSR from the coding sequence GTGCTAGAAACATCGAAGCGGTTGGAATCGACAAAAGAATTGGAGCAAATAACGGCTGAATACCTCAATCCCACGCCAGACAGAAGCGTTGACCAGAAAGTATTAGATCTCGTTTCAGATTTGGTGATATCTAGGCTTGATGGCGATCGCATCCTAGAGTTAGGTGTAGGCGATCGGATCTGGACTCCAAAGTTAATCGACAAATTTGCCGACGTGACGAGTGTAGATGGCTCGTCAGGTTTGCTAGCTGCTATGCAAGCAGATCTTGTTGGCAAACTTGATGGCAAGCATTGGACACCAGTTTGCTCTTTATTTGAAGACTACCAGCCAGATCGAACTTTTGACACCGTTCTAGCAACTTTTGTCCTCGAACACGTAGATAATCCTGGGCTGATTCTCCAGATGGCTAGGCAGAATTGGCTCAAACCAGGGGGGAAATTAGCAGTTGTCGTACCTCACGCACTCAGTTTACACCGACGCTTGGCTGTCAAGATGGGGCTAGCGACCTATCCGGGAGAATTGGGTGAGACAGACCGACGCATGGGACATAAACATGCTTTTACGTGTTACGAAATGGAAAAGCTACTCGTAGAAGCTGGGTTTCAGATCGTTGAGCAGAAAGGCATGTTTGCCAAGGTATTACCTAATAGTACGCTTGCTGCCTGTAGCGACAAGCAGCTATGTGGCTTGTTTGAGTTAGGTCTAGATCTGCCGATGGAATACTCAACAACTATTTACTTTTTAGCAGAGGCAAAAAGTAGATGA
- a CDS encoding acyltransferase, translating into MFELDRTRIVKAVHGLKDFQPDPDFEIGLAEYLLERYERSALLELYSRFATSDGDFDGLMRRAIWRAVAQQFGHGVRIESGVGFKHLETFEIGDRVFIGSQSYIQGRFDGRCVIGNNVWIGPQSYFDARDLTIEDNVGWGPGAKVLGSTHTGLPIDVPIIQTDLEIKSVKIEAGADIGMNAVILPGVTVGKSSIVGAGAVVTKDVPPFAIVAGVPARFLRWRDGYESSEELTEYASSYGV; encoded by the coding sequence ATGTTTGAACTAGATAGAACTAGAATCGTCAAAGCCGTGCATGGCTTGAAAGACTTTCAACCAGATCCTGATTTTGAAATTGGACTAGCAGAATATCTCCTCGAACGGTACGAACGATCGGCATTACTTGAGTTGTACTCGCGCTTTGCTACTAGTGATGGAGATTTTGATGGACTGATGCGACGAGCGATCTGGCGAGCGGTCGCACAGCAATTTGGACATGGAGTTCGGATTGAGAGTGGAGTCGGTTTTAAGCATCTAGAAACATTTGAGATTGGCGATCGCGTTTTCATTGGTTCGCAGAGCTACATTCAGGGACGGTTTGACGGTAGGTGCGTCATTGGCAACAACGTTTGGATTGGTCCGCAAAGCTACTTTGATGCGCGTGACTTAACGATTGAAGATAATGTTGGCTGGGGACCAGGTGCAAAAGTTCTGGGTTCAACCCATACCGGATTACCGATTGACGTTCCCATTATTCAAACAGACCTGGAAATCAAATCAGTCAAAATTGAAGCCGGAGCCGATATTGGGATGAATGCCGTTATTCTTCCTGGGGTGACTGTTGGTAAAAGCAGTATTGTCGGTGCTGGAGCAGTTGTAACTAAGGACGTACCACCATTTGCGATCGTTGCTGGCGTTCCCGCTCGTTTTCTCCGCTGGCGTGATGGATACGAATCCTCAGAGGAGTTAACAGAATATGCAAGTAGCTACGGAGTGTAA